GATGGTGCCGTCGAACTTCTCGCCCAGCTTGTCCTGCATGAACTCGCACTTGAGCCAGTCCTCGGCGTCGCGCGTGGCTTCGTCCGCACGCCGTTCGGTGCCCGAGCACCACTCGGCGGCCTGTTGCAGCTCGGTCTTGGTGTAATCGAGATCCGAGGCCGTACCGCCGGCGATCAGGTGCTTGATGAGCCGGTGCACGACCAGATCCGGATAGCGCCGGATCGGCGAGGTGAAATGCGTATAGGCGTCGAAGGCCAGTCCAAAGTGCCCGGCATTGTCGGTGCTGTACATGGCCTGCTGCATCGAGCGCAGCAGCACGGTCTGGATCAGACGCCGGTCGGGACGCTCCTTGATCTGCTCCAGCAACGCGGCATAGTCCGCCGCTGTCGGCTTCTCGCCGCCCGGCAGTTTCAGCGCCAGTTGCGCCAGGAACTCGCGCAGATCGTTGAGCTTTTCCTGACTCGGCAGGTCGTGGATGCGATAGATGCCCGGCAGTCGCTTGCGCTGGAACTGGCGTGCCGCCGCGACGTTGGCGGCCAGCATGCACTCCTCGATCAGCTTGTGGGCGTCGTTGCGCACCAGCGGTACCACGGATTCGATCCGCCCCTGCTCGTTGAACAGGAATTTGGTTTCAGTGGTGTCGAAGTCGATCGCTCCGCGCTCGGCGCGTGCGGCCTGGAGCGCCTGATAGAGCTGATAGAGCTCGTGCAGATGCGGCAGGATCTCGGCGAAGCGTTCGCACAGCTCGCCATCGCCATCGACCACCATGGCCGCGACCTGATCATAGGTCAGCCGCGCCTGCGAGCGCATCACCGCCTCGAAGAAGCGGGTGCGTGTGACCTGACCCTCACGATTCACATACAGCTCGGCCGTCATGCACAGCCGGTCGACATGCGGATTGAGCGAACAGAGTCCGTTGGACAGCACCTCGGGCAGCATCGGGACGACGCGATCGGGGAAATAGACCGAGTTGCCGCGTGAAAACGCCTCGCGGTCGAGCGCGGTGCCGGGGCGCACATAGCTGGAGACATCGGCGATACAGACCAGCAGCTTCCAGCCCTTGGGCTTGCGCTCGCAGTAGACGGCATCGTCGAAGTCGCGCGCATCGGCCCCGTCGATCGTCACCAGCGGCAACTGACGCAGATCGACACGCCCTGTCTTGGCTGCTTCCGGTACGTCCTCGCTCAAGCCGGCGACCTCGGCCATGACCTCATCCGGCCACTCGACCGGCAGGTTGTGGGCGCGGATGGCGATGTCGGTCTCCATGCCGGGGGCCAGATGATCGCCGAGCACCTCGCGAATCCGTCCGATCGGCTGGGTGCGCTGGGTCGGCTGATCCGTGATGTCGGCCATCACGATCTGCCCCTGCTCGGCGCCTTCGAGCCGGTCGCTGGGGATGATGATGTCGTGGGTGAGCCGCTTGTGGTCCGGCACCACAAAGCCGACGCCACTCTCCTTATATAGACGTCCCACCACGCTGTGGGTGTTGCGCTCCAGGATCTCGACGACCGCGCCTTCGAGCCGCCCGCGCCGGTCGCGCCCGGCGACCCGCACCACCACCCGATCACCGTGGAAGAGCGCGCGCATCTCCTTGGGATAGAGATAGAGATCGTCCCCGCCCTCATCGGGCCGCACGAAGCCGAAACCGTCGGGATGCCCGATGACGCGCCCGGCGATCAGGTCGCGACTGTTGACCGGGCAGAAGGCCTGGTTACGATTGCGCACCAGTTGGCCATCGCGGACCATGGCCCCGAGACGGCGTTCGAGCGCGATCAGGTCCTGTTCGTCAGAGAGCGCGAGTGCGGCGGCGATCTCGTCGAACGCGAGCGGCGCGCCATGATTGGCCAGGGTTTCGAGGATGAACTCCCGGCTCGGGATGGGGTTAGCGTACTTCCTCGCCTCGCGTTGGCGATGGGGGTCCGCGCTCTTGGCAGGTGTGGCTGATCGGCGTTTGGTCACTATAGAGGAATCGTTGCGAAGAAAGTTGTTAGTTTACCCTTGACAGGGCCGTCCTGTCTCACTAATATGCGCGTCTCCACTGGGGGCGCGGCAAAAAAGCCAACGCAAACAGTGACTGCCGAGGTGGCGGAATTGGTAGACGCGCATGGTTCAGGTCCATGTGGGCGAAAGCTCGTGGAGGTTCGAGTCCTCTCCTCGGCACCAAAAATTCCGCAATCACCCATGAGGGTGATATCGAAAAGGCGCTGCATCTCAGGATGCGGCGCCTTTTTTTATGTGTCCGTTTTCGTTCAAGATCCTCGATTGGAGCCAGCCTATGTCGATGCCGCTTTCCACGCTCACCGCGATCTCACCGGTGGATGGCCGCTATGGAGCCCGCGCCGCGGACCTGCGCGCCATCTTCAGCGAATACGGACTCATCCATCACCGCGTCCTGGTCGAGGTGCGCTGGCTCCAGACGCTCGCCGCCCATCCGGGCATCCCAGAAGTACCGCCCTTCTCCGAATCGGCCAACCAGTTGCTCGACCGGATCGCCACCGAATTCAGCCTCACGGATGCCGAGCGGGTCAAGGAGATCGAGCGTACCACCAATCACGACGTCAAGGCGGTCGAATATTTCCTCAAGGAGCGCATCGCCGAGAATGCCGAACTGACGGCCGTCAGCGAGTTCATCCATTTCGCCTGCACCTCCGAGGACATCAACAACCTCTCGCACGGTCTCATGGTCCAGGCCGGACGCGAGCGGGTGCTGCTGCCGCAGATGGACGCCCTGATCGAATCGCTTCGCGCCCTCGCCCACCAATACGCCGATCAGCCGATGCTCTCGCGCACCCACGGCCAGCCGGCGACCCCGACCACGCTCGGCAAGGAGCTGGCCAACGTGGTGCACCGTCTGCGCGCCCAGCGCGCGCGGGTGGCCGAGGTCGCGCTGTTGGGCAAGATCAACGGCGCGGTCGGCAACTACAACGCCCATCAAGTCGCCTATCCCGAGGTCGACTGGCCGGCGCTGGCCCAAGATTTCGTCACCTCGCTGGGCTTGACCTGGAACCCCTACACCACCCAGATCGAGCCGCACGACTATCTGGCCGAGCTGTTCGACGCACTCGCCCGCTTCGACACCATCCTGATCGACTTCTGTCGCGACGTCTGGGGCTACATCTCGCTCGGCTATTTCAAGCAGCGCACCATCGCCGGCGAAGTCGGCTCCTCGACCATGCCGCACAAGGTCAACCCGATCGACTTCGAGAACGGCGAAGGCAATCTCGGCATCGCCAATGCCGTCCTGGAGCATCTGGCCGGCAAGCTGCCGATCTCGCGCTGGCAGCGCGATCTGACCGACTCGACCGTACTGCGCAACCTGGGCGTGGGTCTGGCCCATCTGAGCATCGCACTCCAGTCGATCCAGAAGGGTCTGAGCAAGCTGGAAGCCGACCCCGCGCGTCTGGCCGCCGATCTCGACGCCAACTGGGAAGTGCTGGCCGAGCCGATCCAGACTGTCATGCGTCGTCACGGCGTCGAGCAACCCTACGAAAAGCTCAAGGAACTGACGCGCGGACGGCGCATCGGTGCCGAAGCCCTGACCGCCTTCGTCGACACCCTGGAGATCCCGGATTCGGCCAAAGCCGAACTCAAGGCGCTGACACCCGCACGCTATATCGGTGAAGCCGCCGCGCTGGCACGCGCCATCTAAGCTCGACATCTCAGCTCGCGAGGACGTCAAGGCTTGAGGTGCCGGCGTCGGGGGGTGTCGACCGCATGGAGGCGGTCGTCAAGCCTACAGGGATGCATTCACGGCGCCCCCCCGATGCCGGCACCCCAAGCCGCCCGCCCCGGCAGGAACCCAGCCAAAGCTCAGAAAACCTTACTTTGGCTCTCTGTTTCAATCCGACAGCATCGCCTATCCTTGACGACCATGACCTCGAACCAACACGCCCTCTCCATCGAACTGGCCAACCCGCGCGGCTTCTGCGCCGGCGTCGACCGCGCCATCGCCATCGTCGAGCGCGTACTCGAACGCTATGGCGCCCCCATCTACGTCCGCCACGAAGTCGTCCACAACCGCTTCGTCGTCGACGGACTGCGCGAGCGCGGCGCCATCTTCATCGAGGAACTCGACGACGTGCCGGACAACGCCACCCTGGTCTTCAGCGCCCACGGCGTGCCCCAGAGCGTGCGTCAGGCCGCCGAAGCACGCGGTCTGCGGGTGTTCGACGCCACCTGCCCGCTCGTCACCAAGGTCCATCTGGAAGTCGCGCGCTACTGCAAGAACGGTGTGAGCGTGGTGCTCATCGGACATCGCGGCCATCCCGAGGTCGAGGGCACGCTCGGTCAGTTCGTCGAGGCCGCCGACGGCGCCGCCATGCATCTGGTCGAGAAGGCCGCCGATGTCGAATCACTGGTCGTCGCCGATCCCGAACGGCTGGCCTACGTCACCCAGACCACGCTGTCGATGGACGACAGCCGCGAGATCATCGCCGCACTCCAGGCCCGCTTCCCGGCGATCCAGGGTCCGAAAAAGAGCGACATCTGCTATGCCACCCAGAACCGCCAGGATGCCATCCGCGATCTGGCCCAGCGCTGCGACCTGATGCTGGTGGTCGGTTCGCCGAACAGCTCCAACTCCAACCGGCTGCGCGAGCTGGCCGAGAAACAGGGCTGCGCCGCCTATCTGATCGACGGCCCCGAAGACATCCAGCGCGACTGGCTGAATGGCCGCGCGCGCATTGGCGTCACGGCCGGCGCTTCCGCCCCCGAGATCCTGGTCGAGCGTGTGATCGGCCAACTCAAGGACTGGGGTGCGGCTGAGGTCATCGAACAGGATGGCATCCGCGAGCAGGTCGTCTTCGCCCTGCCGCGCGAGCTGGTGCAAGACTCATAACGAACCCAAGCGATGGGGGAAACCTGATGCGGGATGTTCTGGTCATCGGCGGCGGCATCATCGGCCTGCTGACCGCGCGCGAGCTTCGCCTGTCAGGCGCCGAGGTGACGCTGATCGAGATGGGCGAAACCGGACGCGAGTCCTCCTGGGCCGGCGGCGGCATCGTCTCGCCCCTCTATCCCTGGCGCGTGCCTGAGCCGATCACGGCGCTGTCGCGCTGGAGTCAGGGCCTCTATCCCACGTTGACCAATCAGCTCCTCGACGAGACCGGGATCGATCCCGAGTTCACGATCAACGGCCTGCTGGTCCTGGACGATGAAGATCTCGATCTGGCGCTCGATTGGGGCGCGCGTCACGGCCAGCCGATCGAGATCCTCCAGGAACCCGGCCCGCACGCGCTCGAACCCGAATTGGGGCCGCGTCCGGCGCGTGCGCTGCACCTGCCCGGCATCGCCCAGCTACGTCCGCCCCGGCTGTCGAAAGCGGTGCGGCGCGCACTCGAAAAGCGCATCGACCTGCGCGAACGCGAGGAGGTGTGTGAACTGCTGGTCGAGCAGGGTCGGGTGCGCGGCGTGCGCACACCCAAGGGTCAGGTCGAGGCCAAGCGCATCGTCATCTGCGCCGGCGCCTGGACGGCCAAGCTGCTCGAACAACTGGGTACCCCGCCGGACATCCAGCCGGTACGGGGTCAGATGCTGCTGTTCCACGCCAAGCCGGGGCAGATCAATCACATCACACTGCACGCCGGTCGCTATGCCATTCCGCGCCGCGACGGGCGCGTGCTCTTCGGCAGCACGCTCGAACACGCCGGATTCGTCAAACGCACCACGGCCGAGGACAAGGAAGCCCTCTACCACGACGCCATCGACCTCTTCCCCGTGCTCAGACGCACGCCGATTGAGGACCACTGGTCGGGACTGCGTCCCGGCTCGCCGAGCGGAATCCCCTACATCGGCGCCTATCCGGGGATCGAAGGACTGTATTTCAACGCCGGACACTTCCGTAACGGTCTGGTCATGGGGCCGGCCTCGGCACGGCTCATGGTCGATCTCATGCTCGATCGTGAGCCGATCCTCGACCCGGCGCCCTATGCGTTGAACGCCGCGCGTTCTATACCGGACAGGCCGGATGTCGAAGCGCCTGCCCGACCGTCGTGAACGATCCAACGATCAGTAGCGCATCGCCGGGCGCGGATTCGGCTAAAGCAGCCCCGATCGCCTCGGCGACACACCCAAAGGCGCCGCGCCGGTTCGCACCGATCAGCCCATCCAGACGTGCGCTCAATTGCTCGACCGGCAGAGCGCGTGCGTCCTCACTCTGAGCCAGATACCAGTCGTTCACGTATTCGCGAATCGGCGTAACCAGACGTTCAGGGTTCTTGTCGGCCAGCACCGCGAGCACGGCACGCAAGCGTCCGGGACAGGCGAAATCGCGCAGATTGGCGGCCAGTGCCTCGGCCGCCTCGCCATTGTGAGCCACGTCCAGAATCCAGGTGACGGCGCCCGGCATGACCTGGAAGCGTCCGGGAAGACGTGCCCGCTGCAAACCGGCGCGGATGGCATTGACCGGAACCGGGAGCCGTTCGCGCAGTGCCTGCACAGCCGCAATGGCGGCGGTGGCATTGTCGAGTTGGAAAGAACCACGCAGTGCTGGGATCGGAAGCGCCAGTCGCTGTCCATCCGGCCCGGTCCAGATCCAGCCCTCGGTCGTGCGTGCATGGTCGAGTTCGCGCCCGAGCTGGAGCGCCAGCGCGCCGATTCGCGCGGCTTCCGCGCGCAGTGTCTCGGGTGCGTCGCGCTGACCGATGATCGCCGGACGTCCAGGGCGGAAGATCCCGGCCTTCTCGCGCGCGATCGACTCCAGGCTGTCGCCGAGCCAGTCGGTGTGATCCAGACCGATGCTGGTCACGACGGACACATCGGAGTCGATCAGGTTGACCGCATCGAGCCGCCCGCCGAGTCCGACCTCCAGCACCACCAGATCCGGCCGGGCACGGGCGAAGATGTCGAGCGCGGCGAGCGTGCCGAACTCGAAATAGGTCAGCGAGATCCCCTCGCGCGCCCGGTCGATACGCTCGAAGGAGTCGCACAGCGCCTCATCCGCGACCGGCACGCCATCGAGCCGCACCCGCTCGTTGTAGCGGCACAGATGCGGCGAGGTATAGACGCCGCATCGATAGCCGGCCGCGAGCGCCATCGACTCGATCATGGCCACCGTCGAACCCTTGCCGTTGGTGCCGCCGACCGTGATCACCGGACAGGGCAGACGCCCGCGCTCCGGCGCCAGCCGTGCCCACACCGCCCCGACCCGCTCCAGCCCCAGATCCATCCGGCTCGGATGCAGACTCGACTGCCAGTCCAGCCAGTCGTCGAGCGTCGCGAAACGCGCCATGTCCGTTGTCAGCGTCATACTCAGACCGGCACCACGGTCCGGCAATAGCGCGGACGGTGCATCAGCAGCGCCAGCAGATCGGCCAACCGTTCGCGCAGATCGCGCCGGTCGATGATCATGTCGAGCGCGCCCTTGTCCAGCAGGAACTCACTGCGCTGGAAGCCTTCGGGCAACTGCTCGCGCACCGTCTGTTCGATGACGCGCGGCCCGGCGAAGCCGATCAGCGCATTGGGTTCGGCGACATTGATGTCGCCCAGCATCGCCAGACTCGCCGAGACGCCGCCCATGGTCGGATCGGTCATCACCGAGATGAAGGGCAGCGAGCGCTCACGCATCCGGGCGAGTGCCGCGCTGGTCTTGGCCATCTGCATCAGCGAGAACAGGCTCTCCTGCATCCGCGCCCCGCCGCTGGCCGAGAAGCAGACATAGGGCGCCTCATGCTCGATCGCCGCCTCGACACCGCGCACGAAGCGCTCGCCGACCACCGACCCCATCGACCCGCCCATGAACCCGAACTCGAAGGCCGCCGCCACGATGGGCGCGTCCTTGAGCCGACCGCGCATCACGATCAGCGCCTCCTTCTCGGAGGACTGCTTCTGAGCGGCGGCGAGCCGGTCCTTGTATTTCTTCAGATCCTTGAACTTGAGCGGATCGAGCGATTCGAGATCGGCGCCGATCTCCTCGCGACAATCGGCATCGAGAAAGGCTTCCAGCCGACGGCGCGCGCTCAGACGGTTGTGATGCCCGCACTTGGGACAGACCTCCAGATTGCGCTCCAGCTCGGCGCGATAGAGGATGGCGCTACAGCCCGGACACTTGGCCCAGACGCCCTCGGGCACGGCACGCTTGGTGTTGGCATCGATACGGATGCGGTCGGGGATGAGCTTCTCGAACCAGCTCTTGCCCCGGTCCATGGCCTGCTTCACGGTGGCGGTGGCCTGGGCCTGAACCTTGGATTTGGTGGATTCTTCCATCGTCGTTGGTGTGCTCTGGACGTTGGTTGCAGTGTGGGTCGCCGATCAGCGCGCGCCGTCGATCGCCGTGCGCAGCTCGGCCAGGAAGGCCGCGACCGTCTCGGGGATGCGCTCGGGCGTCTCGGCGAGTGCTTCGATCCGCCCGACGATGGCGCTGCCGACGATCACGGCATCGGCGACCTCGGCCACGCGCGCGGCGGTCTCGGCATCGCGGATGCCGAAGCCGACCCCGACCGGAAGCGCGACCGCCGACCGGATACGCGCCAGATGCTCGGCCACATCCGCCGTGTCGAGATTCGCCGCGCCGGTCACGCCCTTGACCGAGACGTAATAGACGAAGCCCGAGGCCACGCCACCGATACGCTTGATTCGATCATCGGTCGAGGTCGGCGCGAGCAGATAGACCAGATCCAGCCCCTGTTCCTTGAGCGTCCCGACCAGCTCATGCCCCTCTTCGGGCGGCACATCGACGATCAGTGCACCATCGACCCCGGCGGCCTGCGCCCGCTCGGCGAACGCGGCATAGCCCATGATCTCGATTGGATTGAGATAGCCCATGAGCACCACGGGCGTCTCGTCGTCGCGCTCGCGGAACGCACGCACCATCTCCAGCACGTCGGCCAGCCGCACACCCTGAGCCAGCGCCCGTTCGGTGGCGCGCTGGATCACCGGACCATCGGCCATGGGATCGGAGAAGGGCACGCCCAGTTCGATGATGTCGGCGCCGGCCGCGACCATGGCGTGCATCAGCGGCACCGTGGTCGCCGGTCCCGGATCGCCGGCGGTGACGAAGGGAACCAGCGCGGTACGACCCTGCGCCTTCAGTTGTTCGAAACGCTGTGCGATGCGGCTCATAGGACCAACCCGTCGTGACGCGCGACCGTGTGCATGTCCTTGTCTCCGCGACCGGAGAGATTGACCAGGATGCTCTGGTCGGGACGCAGGGTCGGCGCGAGCTTGTGTGCATAGGCGAGCGCATGGCTCGATTCGAGCGCCGGGATGATGCCCTCGGTGCGCGTGAGATGATGGAAGGCGGCGAGCGCCTCGTCATCCGTGACGGCAGCGTACTGAGCACGCCCGCTGTCCTTGAGCCACGCATGTTCGGGACCGACGCCCGGATAGTCGAGTCCGGCCGAGATCGAGTGGGTCTCGATGATCTGGCCGTTGTCGTCTTCCATCAGATAGGTGCGGTTGCCGTGCAGCACGCCGGGACGTCCGGCGCACAGGGGGGCGGCGTGCCGGCCGGTCTCGACGCCCTCCCCGCCTGCTTCGACTCCATAGATCGCCACGTCCGTGTCCGCGATGAAGGGATGGAACAGACCGAGGGCGTTCGAGCCGCCGCCGACACAGGCCACCAGCGCATCGGGCAGGCGTCCGGTGCGTTCCAGCATCTGGGCGCGCGCCTCGCGACCGATCACGGTCTGGAAGTCGCGCACCATCATCGGATAGGGATGCGGCCCGGCGACGGTGCCGATGATGTAGAAGGTGTCGTCGATGTTCGTCACCCAGTCACGCATGGCTTCGTTCATCGCATCCTTGAGGGTGCGCGAACCGGACGTCACAGGCACGACCCTGGCGCCGAGCAGCCGCATCCGGTAGACATTGGCCTCCTGACGCGCGACGTCGACCTCGCCCATGTAGACCACGCATTCCAGCCCCAGCCGCGCGGCGACCGTGGCGCTCGCCACGCCATGCTGACCGGCGCCGGTCTCGGCGATGATGCGCGTCTTGCCCATGCGCTTGGCCAGTAGCGCCTGACCGATGGTGTTGTTGACCTTGTGCGCGCCCGTGTGGTTGAGATCCTCGCGCTTGAGATAGATCTGCGCCCCGCCCAGCTCACGGCTCCAGCGCTCGGCGTGATAGAGCGGCGAAGGCCGACCGACGTAGTCGCGCAGATCGGCGTCCATCTCGGACTGGAACTCGGGATCGGCCTTGCAGCGCTCATAGGCCAGCCGCAGCTCTTCCAGCGGATGCATCAGCGTCTCGGGCACGAACAGCCCGCCATAGGGACCGAAGTGTCCCGCCGCATCCGGCAGGTCATAGGCCGCCGCGCGGCCTGGATCCAGGCGCTCAGCCTGGCTGGTGTCGGCGTTGATCGCCATCTCTTACCCCTTGCATAAACGCGAAAATCAGTTCCGGATCCTTGAGACCCCTGGCGGCTTCGACCCCGCCGCTGACATCGACCCCATAGGGTCGCACCCGTTCGATGGCCTCGGCCACGTTCTCCGGGGTCAATCCTCCTGCGAGCAGGATCTCGGGAGCGATGTCGGGCGGGATGCGCGCCCAGTCGAAGCACTGGCCGGTTCCGCCGGCGCGTCCAGGCTCATAGGCATCGAGCAACAGACCATCGGCCCCGGCGAAACGTTCGCGCTCGGCGGCCAAGTCGATCCCCGGACGCATCCGCAACGCCTTGATCCAGCGCCGTCCGAAACCCGAACAGAACTCAGGCGACTCGTTGCCGTGGAACTGGATCAGATCCAACGGCGCCTGCTCCAGGGTCGCGTCGATGGTCTCAGCTGAGGCATCGACGAACAGCCCGACGGCGGTGACGAAGGGCGGCAGCGCCCGACACAGCCCAGCCGCCTGCTCGGGCGTGACCGCGCGCGGACTGGCCGGATGGAAGACGAAGCCGACCGCATCGGCTCCGGCCGCCACGACGGCGGCGATGTCCGAGACCCGCGTCAAACCGCAGATCTTGACCCGTGTTCTCGGGATGTGGTTTTGCTTCAACGGTGCCTCGATCGCCTCAAATCGAATTCTTCAAACGCTGGAGCGGATCGGCACGCTCACTCTGTGGCAGTCCGAACTCGGCCGGATAGTCGGCGCGGACGAAATAGAGTCCCTGCGGCTGGGCTGTCACGCCGCCGAGTCGCCGGTCGCGGACCTCCAGCAGCTCGCGCGTCCAGTCGACCGACGCCTCGCCGCGCCCGATGGCCATCAGCACCCCGGCGATGTTGCGCACCATGTGATGCAGGAAGCCATTGGCGCCGATCGCCAGCGTGATCAGCCCCTCGCGCTCGCTGAGATCCAGATAGAGCACGCGCCGGATCGGACTCTTGGCCTGACAGGCCACCGCGCGGAAGCTCGAAAAGTCGTGCTCGCCGACCAGCGCGACGGCGGCGATGCGCATCCGTTCCAGATCCAGCGCCTCATGCACCCAGACGGCACGATCGCGCTGGATCGGCGAGCGGGTGCGCCGCGCCAGGATCTGATAGCGGTAGTGCCGGGCCTGAGCACTGAAGCGCGCATGAAAGCCGTCATCGACCGGATGCGCCCAGCGCACGCCGACATCGGGCGGCAGATTGACATTGGCACCCAGCACCCAGGACCGCTCGCTGCGCGTGGCCGTAGTCTCGAAATGCACCACCTGTTCGAGCGCATGGACACCGGCATCGGTTCGTCCGGCACAGTGCACGATCACGGGATGATTCGCGACCCGCGAGACGGCCGCTTCCAGCTCGGACTGCACGGTCCGTACTCCGGATTGCGTCTGCCAGCCGTGGAAGTGGGTGCCGTCGTACTCGACACCCAAGGCGATGCGCCCCGACCTCAAGGTGTCGGCACCCAGGCCGGGCCGTCAGCGGCCGCCTGAACGAAGGTCAAACCATCAAACGGGGTCACGAGCATGCACGCCTCATCCGCCTAGTCGCTCCAGCATGGCACGCGCCTCACGGCGCTGCTCCTCACGCCCTTCGGCCATGACTTCCTCCAGGATCTCGCGTGCGGCCTCCTTGTCGTCCATCTCCACATAGGCGCGCGCCAGATCCAGCTTGGTGGCGGTCTCGTCCCAGATGCCGGAGTCGATCTGCCATTGCGAGGACAGCAGATCCGAGG
The sequence above is drawn from the Allochromatium vinosum DSM 180 genome and encodes:
- the rnr gene encoding ribonuclease R, whose protein sequence is MTKRRSATPAKSADPHRQREARKYANPIPSREFILETLANHGAPLAFDEIAAALALSDEQDLIALERRLGAMVRDGQLVRNRNQAFCPVNSRDLIAGRVIGHPDGFGFVRPDEGGDDLYLYPKEMRALFHGDRVVVRVAGRDRRGRLEGAVVEILERNTHSVVGRLYKESGVGFVVPDHKRLTHDIIIPSDRLEGAEQGQIVMADITDQPTQRTQPIGRIREVLGDHLAPGMETDIAIRAHNLPVEWPDEVMAEVAGLSEDVPEAAKTGRVDLRQLPLVTIDGADARDFDDAVYCERKPKGWKLLVCIADVSSYVRPGTALDREAFSRGNSVYFPDRVVPMLPEVLSNGLCSLNPHVDRLCMTAELYVNREGQVTRTRFFEAVMRSQARLTYDQVAAMVVDGDGELCERFAEILPHLHELYQLYQALQAARAERGAIDFDTTETKFLFNEQGRIESVVPLVRNDAHKLIEECMLAANVAAARQFQRKRLPGIYRIHDLPSQEKLNDLREFLAQLALKLPGGEKPTAADYAALLEQIKERPDRRLIQTVLLRSMQQAMYSTDNAGHFGLAFDAYTHFTSPIRRYPDLVVHRLIKHLIAGGTASDLDYTKTELQQAAEWCSGTERRADEATRDAEDWLKCEFMQDKLGEKFDGTITSVNSFGIFVELDEVHVDGLVHITALDNDFYHFDPIGHRLHGERTGMVYRLGDRLRVQVASVNLDDRKIDFVLAEPMAKTGRRGPKPGGEPVPADAKPKRGKRQGGPSGDRPTSEAAAKSDSSGLTDAGKPAPKKSRSRSKRKRSSNTVKRDD
- the purB gene encoding adenylosuccinate lyase; translated protein: MPLSTLTAISPVDGRYGARAADLRAIFSEYGLIHHRVLVEVRWLQTLAAHPGIPEVPPFSESANQLLDRIATEFSLTDAERVKEIERTTNHDVKAVEYFLKERIAENAELTAVSEFIHFACTSEDINNLSHGLMVQAGRERVLLPQMDALIESLRALAHQYADQPMLSRTHGQPATPTTLGKELANVVHRLRAQRARVAEVALLGKINGAVGNYNAHQVAYPEVDWPALAQDFVTSLGLTWNPYTTQIEPHDYLAELFDALARFDTILIDFCRDVWGYISLGYFKQRTIAGEVGSSTMPHKVNPIDFENGEGNLGIANAVLEHLAGKLPISRWQRDLTDSTVLRNLGVGLAHLSIALQSIQKGLSKLEADPARLAADLDANWEVLAEPIQTVMRRHGVEQPYEKLKELTRGRRIGAEALTAFVDTLEIPDSAKAELKALTPARYIGEAAALARAI
- the ispH gene encoding 4-hydroxy-3-methylbut-2-enyl diphosphate reductase, whose translation is MTSNQHALSIELANPRGFCAGVDRAIAIVERVLERYGAPIYVRHEVVHNRFVVDGLRERGAIFIEELDDVPDNATLVFSAHGVPQSVRQAAEARGLRVFDATCPLVTKVHLEVARYCKNGVSVVLIGHRGHPEVEGTLGQFVEAADGAAMHLVEKAADVESLVVADPERLAYVTQTTLSMDDSREIIAALQARFPAIQGPKKSDICYATQNRQDAIRDLAQRCDLMLVVGSPNSSNSNRLRELAEKQGCAAYLIDGPEDIQRDWLNGRARIGVTAGASAPEILVERVIGQLKDWGAAEVIEQDGIREQVVFALPRELVQDS
- the thiO gene encoding glycine oxidase ThiO; its protein translation is MRDVLVIGGGIIGLLTARELRLSGAEVTLIEMGETGRESSWAGGGIVSPLYPWRVPEPITALSRWSQGLYPTLTNQLLDETGIDPEFTINGLLVLDDEDLDLALDWGARHGQPIEILQEPGPHALEPELGPRPARALHLPGIAQLRPPRLSKAVRRALEKRIDLREREEVCELLVEQGRVRGVRTPKGQVEAKRIVICAGAWTAKLLEQLGTPPDIQPVRGQMLLFHAKPGQINHITLHAGRYAIPRRDGRVLFGSTLEHAGFVKRTTAEDKEALYHDAIDLFPVLRRTPIEDHWSGLRPGSPSGIPYIGAYPGIEGLYFNAGHFRNGLVMGPASARLMVDLMLDREPILDPAPYALNAARSIPDRPDVEAPARPS
- the folC gene encoding bifunctional tetrahydrofolate synthase/dihydrofolate synthase; translated protein: MTLTTDMARFATLDDWLDWQSSLHPSRMDLGLERVGAVWARLAPERGRLPCPVITVGGTNGKGSTVAMIESMALAAGYRCGVYTSPHLCRYNERVRLDGVPVADEALCDSFERIDRAREGISLTYFEFGTLAALDIFARARPDLVVLEVGLGGRLDAVNLIDSDVSVVTSIGLDHTDWLGDSLESIAREKAGIFRPGRPAIIGQRDAPETLRAEAARIGALALQLGRELDHARTTEGWIWTGPDGQRLALPIPALRGSFQLDNATAAIAAVQALRERLPVPVNAIRAGLQRARLPGRFQVMPGAVTWILDVAHNGEAAEALAANLRDFACPGRLRAVLAVLADKNPERLVTPIREYVNDWYLAQSEDARALPVEQLSARLDGLIGANRRGAFGCVAEAIGAALAESAPGDALLIVGSFTTVGQALRHPACPV
- the accD gene encoding acetyl-CoA carboxylase, carboxyltransferase subunit beta, which produces MDRGKSWFEKLIPDRIRIDANTKRAVPEGVWAKCPGCSAILYRAELERNLEVCPKCGHHNRLSARRRLEAFLDADCREEIGADLESLDPLKFKDLKKYKDRLAAAQKQSSEKEALIVMRGRLKDAPIVAAAFEFGFMGGSMGSVVGERFVRGVEAAIEHEAPYVCFSASGGARMQESLFSLMQMAKTSAALARMRERSLPFISVMTDPTMGGVSASLAMLGDINVAEPNALIGFAGPRVIEQTVREQLPEGFQRSEFLLDKGALDMIIDRRDLRERLADLLALLMHRPRYCRTVVPV
- the trpA gene encoding tryptophan synthase subunit alpha — encoded protein: MSRIAQRFEQLKAQGRTALVPFVTAGDPGPATTVPLMHAMVAAGADIIELGVPFSDPMADGPVIQRATERALAQGVRLADVLEMVRAFRERDDETPVVLMGYLNPIEIMGYAAFAERAQAAGVDGALIVDVPPEEGHELVGTLKEQGLDLVYLLAPTSTDDRIKRIGGVASGFVYYVSVKGVTGAANLDTADVAEHLARIRSAVALPVGVGFGIRDAETAARVAEVADAVIVGSAIVGRIEALAETPERIPETVAAFLAELRTAIDGAR
- the trpB gene encoding tryptophan synthase subunit beta; this encodes MAINADTSQAERLDPGRAAAYDLPDAAGHFGPYGGLFVPETLMHPLEELRLAYERCKADPEFQSEMDADLRDYVGRPSPLYHAERWSRELGGAQIYLKREDLNHTGAHKVNNTIGQALLAKRMGKTRIIAETGAGQHGVASATVAARLGLECVVYMGEVDVARQEANVYRMRLLGARVVPVTSGSRTLKDAMNEAMRDWVTNIDDTFYIIGTVAGPHPYPMMVRDFQTVIGREARAQMLERTGRLPDALVACVGGGSNALGLFHPFIADTDVAIYGVEAGGEGVETGRHAAPLCAGRPGVLHGNRTYLMEDDNGQIIETHSISAGLDYPGVGPEHAWLKDSGRAQYAAVTDDEALAAFHHLTRTEGIIPALESSHALAYAHKLAPTLRPDQSILVNLSGRGDKDMHTVARHDGLVL